The Bacteroidota bacterium genome contains the following window.
TACGTGCGGCTGGTAAAGTCGGTGAGGCCAAAACTGTAGCGAATATGGGGGTAAAATGTGAGGCCTGAAAAGGGTAAACTAATAGCAACCCCAAGGCCCGCGCTGGCGCCCATCGTGAATGACTGCAAATCTTCTTCGAGCGCAAGCGGTGCATCGGTAGCATTAAGGAGCCGAAATTCGGGACCGGCAAATACGTAGGGTTTAAAGCCCCCTACTCCAATTGAAAAATTGATATCAACCGGTATGGTTACGTAAGTGACATCGAATGCATCTTCAGACAGAAACGAAGCACCTTTGAAGAGTGCGCCGGCATTTAGATAGTAGGCAGCCGGACGAATACTGAGCGGCCCGAGGCCGATATCCAGAAAAGCGCCGGCGTGGAACGCCGTGGCATTGTCAAAACTAACCAGGCTGCCATTGGCCTGAATCTCATTAAGAGATGCGAAATTGGCCCCGCCAATCACACCAAATTGAATTTGTGAATGGGCGGTCTGCGTAAACAGAAACAGGGCAAAAACACTGGAAAACACGTGTAATGATACCCGGGGCATCCGTGGGTAAGTCATAATTAAAAAGATGATTGCA
Protein-coding sequences here:
- a CDS encoding outer membrane beta-barrel protein → MTYPRMPRVSLHVFSSVFALFLFTQTAHSQIQFGVIGGANFASLNEIQANGSLVSFDNATAFHAGAFLDIGLGPLSIRPAAYYLNAGALFKGASFLSEDAFDVTYVTIPVDINFSIGVGGFKPYVFAGPEFRLLNATDAPLALEEDLQSFTMGASAGLGVAISLPFSGLTFYPHIRYSFGLTDFTSRTYEVQGVSIDTGGDARVNVWMLSLGVGF